Within Eschrichtius robustus isolate mEscRob2 chromosome X, mEscRob2.pri, whole genome shotgun sequence, the genomic segment CTTCCCTCTTTGGGGCTAGGTGCCTCCGCTGTCTCGTAGGTAAAGCCATTGGGGTCCCGCCCGGCCCCAGTGGGTGCGGTGTCCTGCTCCAGGGGTGTCCTGGAGCCACTTTCCTTCTAAAGGCAGGGGCGCGGGAGGTGAGACAGGTAACGACTCTAAGCCTCAgctttcccctctgtaaaatggggataagaatgctttccccctggtggcgcagtggttgagaatctgcctgctaatgcaggggacacgggttcgagccctagtctgggaagatcccacatgatgaggagcggctgggcccgtgagccagaactactgagccggcgcgtctggagcttgtgctccgcaacaagagaggccacgacagtgagaggcctgcacaccgcaacgaagagtggctccacgctcgccgcaactagtgaaagccctcgcacagaaacgaagacccaacacagctaaaaataaataaattaattaattaatttaaaaaattgatttgtttaaaaaaaaaaaagaatgctttccCCACAGGATCGCTGTGAACATTCAGTGATAACACATGAGTAAGCCTATAGTCCTGTGGTTACTGTGGGATCATGAATGTTTGGCCACTTCTTATTTATTATCAACTTCGTTGTTGGGGGAGagatgaggaaaggaaaagaaaaagccccTGGTGAGAAACCCATTGTAACATCTGGTAGTTAGGATCACTGCCCAGTTGTTTCACTGTCTATGTCACTAACCCAGTGCCTAGCACGGTGCAGGGCACACAGTTACCAGTAAAGCATGGTAATTGCTGGATCTGTCTCTCCCTGTGCAGCTTCTCATGCCGGTGGCCTTGGTCACATCAGGTGTCTGAAGGGGGCAGGTTCTGAGCATCTGTGTCCTGATGGCTGCTGGAGCTTCtactccagattcaagggcagcAGTCCTCAGGAAACCACAACACTTCACTTCCTGGTGGAATATGACGCCTGGCTCTAGTGAGTTCATAGATCTGGACAGAAGCATGTTATGAAATAGCTCCTGTGAGATTCTAGCCTAAAAGTAGAGAAGCTACTTTGATCTCATCATGGGAAAGAGGTTTAGCAGGTGGAATGTCATTCCATCAGCAGCTACTTGCTTTGTAGTAGTCCTGAGGCCCATCTTAGAAATGCCTTATTTGTGCAAAAGCAATGAATTCTATAGCTTGAGGGAGCTACTTGATGTTTAATATGCATTTGCAAtaagtttacatatatattttctaactgTGTAAATAATAGTCAGTGATTCCCATGTATGCCTCAGATGGGTATTGAAATATGCAATTGCCTTTTCCGCGCCAGCCAGACAGGGGTCCATACGACGTTGTTCTGTATTCCCATTGTAACTTAAAGGGAAACTTTCACAATGTCCGGAGCCCTTGATGTCCTGCAAATGAAGGAGAAGGATGTTCTCAAATTCCTTGCAGCAGAAACCCACTTAGGTGGCACCAACCTTGACTTCCAAATGGAACAGTACATCTACGAAAGGAAAAGTGATGGCATCTACATCATAAATCTGAAGGGAACCTGGGAGAAGCTTCTGTTGGAAGCTCGTGCCATTGTTGCCATTGAAAACCCAGCTGATGTCAGTGTCATATCCTCCAGGAATACTGGCCAGCGAGCTGGGCTGAAGTTTGCTGCTGCCACTGGAGCCACTCCTATTGCTGGCCGCTTCACTCCTGGAACCTTCACTAACCAGATCCAGGCAGCGTTCCGGGAGCCAAGACTTCTAGTGGTTACTGATCCCAGGGCTGACCACCAGCCTCTCACAGGGGCCTCTTAAGCTAACCTGCCTACCATTGCTCCGTGTAACGCAGACTCTCCTCTGCGATATGTGGACATTGCCATCCCATGCAACAACAAGGGAGCTCACTCAGTGGGTCTGATGTGGTGGATGCTTGCCCGGGAAGTTCTGCACATGCGTGGCACCATCTCCCGTGAACACCTATGGGAGGTCATGCCTGATCTCTACTTCTACAGAGATCCTGaagagattgaaaaggaagagcaaGCGGCAGCTGAGAAGGCTGTGGCCAAGGAGGAATTTCAGAGTGAATGGACTGCTCCAGCTCCTGAGTTCACTGCTACTCAGCCTGAGGTGGTGGACTGGTCCAAAGGTGTGCAGGTGCCCTCTGTGCCTATTAAGCAGTTCCCCCCTGAAGACTGGAGTGCTCAGCCTGCCACTGAAGACTGGTCTGCAGCTCCCACTGCTCAGGCCATTGAGTGGGTAGGAACAACCACTGAGTGGTCTTAAACTGTTCTTCCACAAACTCTTAAAACGGAAATAGGTTGACGGAAAATAAacagtttctaaaaaaaaaaagaaaaaacaaaagaaatatgctACGTTGTTTTTCCTAGCAATCTGTGATTGTACCATGGATTCTTCCCTGCTCACCACATTTTTATCCATTGTGTAACGAAATGTTTAAATGCCAGAAAGTTTCCAAGTGTTAGTATAAAATGTCAGTTATGAGGATttagtattttgaaaaataataattactctAGAGCTTCCCTATTATAATAATATTCAGCCATGTCCCCTAAAATAACCGGATATTCTAAAATATCTTTATGATTATTTtccaagaaataatatttttagtctGTACTTCAGAAGACCATGTGCATCAACTTTCACTAAATATTTCAACATACCTCATTGCAAAAGATGATTTCTATTTTGGTAATATGTGATGTAGACGAATTTGGTGAGACATGGTGTGTGTGGACCTATTAATATGATAAGAGCATATTGATGGGTATTGTTCTCCTGGTTATTTTAATTGCATCAAAgacttagaaaaatatattttaaatgctttattgacctatgattgacatacaatacATTGCACACATTTGAAGTGTATGCTTTAATAAGGTTTTGTATATGTCTACATCATGAAACCAACACTACAGTGGAGATAATGAACTTCCTCGTGCCCCTTTGTAATCTCCCACCCACCTGCCTCTGGCCTCCAACTTCCTCCCCTGGACCTTTCCTgttcccaggcaaccactgaactTCTGTCactattaattaatttcattgtgattttatgTAAATAGAATTGTATAGAATGTACTTTTTTCctagcttctttcattcagcctaTTTCTAGATTTATCCATTTGTTGCCTGTATAgatagtttctttttattgctgagtagtattctattatacagatatatcacagtttgttttatCCATTAACCTGGTGAGGGATATGAGGTTGTTTCCAACATGAAGctcttttaaataaaactggtaTGAACATTTGGGTTTAAGTCTTTACAGGGACACATGCTTTCTTTCTGTGGGGTAAATACTTAGGGGTTCAATGGCTGGAGCATATGGTAGATGTAAGATTAATGTTGTAAGAAATTACCAAACTGGTTCTGAAGTGGttataccatttttcattcccatcagcagtgtatgagggtttgaTCCTCCACAATATCGTCAGTGCTTAGCATAGTcagcatttttaattttggccTTTCTCATAGGggtgtagtgatatctcactgtaattttaatttacatttccatattGACGAATAATGTTgatcaccttttcatgtacccatTTGCCATTTATATAATTTCTTAGGTGAAGTGTTGGTTCAAATCAGTCACATGCCAGAGAGGTCATACACAAAACAGACCTGGA encodes:
- the LOC137756813 gene encoding LOW QUALITY PROTEIN: small ribosomal subunit protein uS2-like (The sequence of the model RefSeq protein was modified relative to this genomic sequence to represent the inferred CDS: substituted 1 base at 1 genomic stop codon) — encoded protein: MSGALDVLQMKEKDVLKFLAAETHLGGTNLDFQMEQYIYERKSDGIYIINLKGTWEKLLLEARAIVAIENPADVSVISSRNTGQRAGLKFAAATGATPIAGRFTPGTFTNQIQAAFREPRLLVVTDPRADHQPLTGASXANLPTIAPCNADSPLRYVDIAIPCNNKGAHSVGLMWWMLAREVLHMRGTISREHLWEVMPDLYFYRDPEEIEKEEQAAAEKAVAKEEFQSEWTAPAPEFTATQPEVVDWSKGVQVPSVPIKQFPPEDWSAQPATEDWSAAPTAQAIEWVGTTTEWS